The segment TCCCCCGCCGTGGAACTGGGATGCCCTGGCTAAGGTGGACCCGCTGCTGGCCAGGCACTACTACAATAATCACGATAAGAACGAAAGCCAGAAGGTTGACTACCTGTATTGCCCCTCCCCCATGGTGAAGTAAGGGCCAGGATCGGCTTACTCTCGCTTCCCGGAATCCGAGAGCGCAATTCTGCGATATCTCAGTTGTGACTGAGAACCGTCAATGTCATAATAGCGATTGAGATGATTATCATCGGCGAGAATATACACATCATTTCAAAGGCTGTTTCCGCCGCCGTAAAGGAACGAAACGCCAGGGCCATCCAGGATCTGGCCGTGGCGCAGGCGGAGGCCGGCGTTGATTACATCGATCTCAACCTCGGCCCGGCTAGAAAAGACCCCGATGCCGCTGAGTGGCTGGTGAACACAGTTCAGGCGGTGACCGATCTGCCGCTATCCGTCGATACCCTGAATCCCGCAGCGATGGAGGCCGGGCTCAAGGTCTGCCGGAAAAGACCCCTGCTCAACTCCGCTTCCGGGAGAACTGACAGCAAGGAGAAGATGCTGCCCCTGGCCAGTAAATATGGTACCGGCGTGGTGTTATCGGTACTGACGGATGAGGGCTGTCCTGCGGATATTGAATCACGGCTGGAAAGCATCATGGAAACCATAGCCTATGCCAACGATCTGGGTATCCTCACCGAGGATATCTGGGTCGATCCCATCCTTTTGCCGGTCAGCGCCGACCAGAAACAGGTGGCCGAAGCCCTGGAGTTCATAAAGATATTGCCGGAGGCTGTCCCTGGTGCGAAGTCAACACTGGGACTCTCCAACATATCCAACGGGACGCCCGCAGAACTGAGAGGGATTCTCAACCGTACTTACATGATCATGCTGGAGAGAGCCGGGCAATACTCGGTGATAGCCGATGCTCTGGATAAGGAGATGATGAGCCTCAATAGAGGCGAGATGCCTGATGTCGTCGATCTCATCTACAGAATGATGGATGGAGAAGATATAGCCCTGTCCTCTCTCTCAGCAAAGCTGCGCGACTACGTGAAGACAACCCGGGTCCTTCTGGGCCACACGCTTTATTCGCATTCCTGGCTGGAGGACTGAGAGCGCCAAAGGAGAAGTCGGTATGCAGTACAGAGCACCTATCGAGGCATATACAGGGACGGTCAGAGAGGTCACTATAGGAACAGGGGCGAAAGCCTTGAAGATCGGGGGGGAGAGTGCCCTTCCCTTTCACTATTTCGATCAGGGCTCCATCCCCAACCCTCCCAGGCTGGCCCTGGAA is part of the Chloroflexota bacterium genome and harbors:
- a CDS encoding dihydropteroate synthase is translated as MIIIGENIHIISKAVSAAVKERNARAIQDLAVAQAEAGVDYIDLNLGPARKDPDAAEWLVNTVQAVTDLPLSVDTLNPAAMEAGLKVCRKRPLLNSASGRTDSKEKMLPLASKYGTGVVLSVLTDEGCPADIESRLESIMETIAYANDLGILTEDIWVDPILLPVSADQKQVAEALEFIKILPEAVPGAKSTLGLSNISNGTPAELRGILNRTYMIMLERAGQYSVIADALDKEMMSLNRGEMPDVVDLIYRMMDGEDIALSSLSAKLRDYVKTTRVLLGHTLYSHSWLED